In one window of Effusibacillus lacus DNA:
- a CDS encoding GH36-type glycosyl hydrolase domain-containing protein, with protein MILNTEQLRQKAHELALKHDPYVRWRPSKHLWREFYADIESLRAFVRSLRDGRASCSQPAEEWLLDNAEFIEEQALAVRHLLSGAFLRCLPYLRKSGKPRVLSLCSDYLGHADGILDEESFVTYINCYQEVSVLKIAEAWSIPLILRVALIRRLAEIMDLVRERREVCVLVERLLARIEPSKVSPDKLRDALEDAGQDIPLSGPLIAHLVSHLREWADDSATVREWLICKLENGPDSLDRIVSYEHQLQAAYQVAAGNIISSLRKITRWDWHRPFEQICLVEHTLRQESTGVYPLLDFSSRDVLRKRVEELARRLHIPENLVAKQAVDLAAEEHERVCAESERTNIGVTDDRAEENREHNQGTDADVCSSRDLAELPRQAFAAYYLLDPAGVRELRSALQTCSRPRLLPEIGIMRRATGAYFTLLAGLFSFALFGFAAWIGGGISYTPAEWAVILLALLFPASEWAVTAVHWLIERAMLPRPLLRYDFSRGIPVEATTMVVIPVIWSTVEEVQELADRLELHYLASRDPNIHFALLGDFVDADSESLPGDASVLAAARTSIEALNRKYSRPGGTTFHLFQRRRLWNPSEGVWMGWERKRGKLVEFVELLKGRTDTTYDFAVGDSTVLSRIRYIITLDADTRLPVGSAQRMIGTLHLPYNRPRLNRRRTRVVEGYGVLQPRIGISHEAAMRSRFAYLWSGEPGIDPYAFAVSDPYQDGLGQGIFTGKGIFDVDMFAQVLCERIPENRVLSHDLLEGGFLRAGLLSDIELIDDHPAAFSAYQKRLHRWVRGDWQLLCWLFPRVCDRRGALVPVDLSALTRWQMIDNLRRSLLPPALFMILLLGITALPGLPGRWIVIVFATLFLPVILQFAAIRRTAWRPRGLLAAFGQVLVIISTLPFQSALLLDAIGRSLYRLFISKRHLLEWVTSAEIERRNRGGRHPALLGVRSGYAMVLLFLLAVAMRSNLALQWTGLALSALWALAPLGIRWLDQPAARPERPLEPDEEEELRVLAKQIWSFFEDYTTEKENWLPPDNVQIDPPNGVAHRTSPTNIGLYLACSVAARDFGFIDTPGLVERLERTIHTVERLDKWKGHLYNWYDTVTLEPLPPLYVSTVDSGNFVAYLMVVKEGLAEWLKTDDSGTFAEETARENWLERGQNLIARIEALIDETDFHPLYDPKAKLFTLGYHVAVGERDTILYDLLASEARQASFVAIALGQVSVAHWHALGRTMTKIGQGATLLSWSGTMFEYLMPWLIMRTYRNTVWDSTYRAVVNRQIEYAHQRGVPFGISESGYYAFDYQMNYQYRAFGVPGLGFKRGLEQDLVVAPYATVLALPFSKHQVLKDLHKIDELGGRGKYGYYEAIDFTPERMPKGQTCMVIRSFMAHHQGMSLLTLANMLLPSKMYERFHRDKRVQAAELLLQERVPALPGIIEHPAKASQRLPDTRPAQTVALREYLSADTPTPEVCVLSNGTFMTMLTNSGSGFSRYEGVAVSRWREDPVTDDWGSYVYIRDVTRDTVWSPTFQPCRVPSPEQRVQFSLDKATFMRVDGDVQTSLEICVSPEWNAEVRRLTITNTGSETRIIEVTTFLELSLAPPIADEAHPAFSKLFVETEYAADAECLLARRRPYNEGEKALWAVHSLMVGGQSLGPVEYETDRACFIGRGHTLAQPQGIRSHLRGTVGAVADPAFIMRRRLTIEPGERVQLFAITGVAETKEEAISIVQRFSGDLQVERTFQLAWTRSQIELRHLHLTAAEARVFQRLAGQALYAAPLRGEREKSIVTNAKGQSGLWAYGVSGDWPIVLVRIADMANIKFIVKLLIGHEYLCRKGLPIDLVILNESAGGYQQDLQEALRRLVEHSVGHHGTGTGGVHVVSANQLPDDDKTLLLSVSRIVLRADGPSLRTQIKLPQADTILPAPLVPTAPLLRFANGNGNQASEDTHDLIFFNGWGGFSADGREYRIVLKKGNHLPAPWINVIANPHFGCLVSELGTGYTWWRNSRECKLTPWSNDPVLDPPGEVCYLRDEESGEMWSVTPSPAPADRPYVVSHGRGYTRFRHESHGLVQEATVFVPLNDPVKVVKLRLQNRTSERRRLSVTYYAEWVLGVRREANASFIVTEWSESAKILVARNTYQEAFRDATAFLGVFPQLDMSAARTDPTEAEAQEATAIETQDLSWTADRKEFLGRNGTLDHPAAMTREGLSGNTGPQYDACGAVQTRLTMEPNSERTVYILLGCEHSPDAAMKLAQKYSQTRVCEQEFELVREFWDGVLGQISVSTPCPEMDVLLNGWLIYQALACRMWARTAFYQAGGAYGFRDQLQDSLALLHSRPDLTRAQILLHAAHQYEEGDVQHWWHEETKYGIRTRISDDLLWLPYAVARYIEHTGDDSLLEEVAPFLHSEPLRDGEHERYEPTRISDQKGTIFEHCLRAIDRSLGFGEHGLPLIGIGDWNDGMNRVGDSGRGESVWLGWFLCEILNRFEDLCKRRSDVERASRYRRVREQLAASLDKHAWDGQWFRRAFTDGGQWLGSIQNEECRIDAIAQSWSVISGAAPKDKSLQAMQAFDRELVDRDLSVARLLTPPFDRTDPSPGYIQGYPPGIRENGAQYTHGVIWSVIAWCRLGDGDKAFELFHMLNPLTHTRTSGEVRLYAGEPYVMAADIYTADPRKGRAGWTWYTGAAGWMYQAGVEWILGLRRRGERLYIRPCIPKEWPEYSVRYRVGSASYLINVKNSAYQPGGGIALIIDGQEADLVEHTVQGDPCIELRDDGQVHHVVLTI; from the coding sequence ATGATTCTCAATACTGAACAACTCCGACAAAAAGCGCACGAACTCGCACTGAAACACGATCCCTACGTGAGATGGCGGCCGTCGAAGCACTTGTGGCGGGAGTTTTATGCCGACATTGAGAGTTTGCGGGCGTTCGTACGCTCCTTGCGAGACGGTCGTGCAAGTTGTTCGCAGCCCGCGGAAGAATGGCTGCTCGACAACGCCGAGTTCATCGAGGAACAGGCTTTGGCAGTCAGACACCTACTCTCCGGTGCCTTTCTGCGTTGTTTGCCATATCTGCGCAAGAGCGGCAAACCACGCGTCCTGTCTCTTTGCTCTGATTATCTTGGGCATGCGGACGGCATCCTGGACGAGGAATCATTTGTTACATACATCAATTGTTACCAAGAAGTATCCGTTTTGAAGATTGCTGAGGCGTGGTCGATCCCTCTTATCCTGCGCGTGGCTTTGATCCGGCGCCTGGCTGAGATCATGGATCTCGTTCGAGAACGACGAGAGGTGTGTGTGCTGGTCGAACGTTTGCTGGCGAGAATAGAGCCGTCAAAGGTGAGTCCGGATAAACTCAGGGATGCGCTGGAAGACGCGGGGCAAGATATTCCGCTCTCCGGTCCGTTGATCGCTCACTTGGTCAGTCACTTACGCGAGTGGGCGGACGATTCCGCAACCGTGCGCGAATGGCTGATCTGCAAACTGGAAAACGGTCCCGACAGCCTGGATCGAATCGTATCCTACGAGCATCAGCTTCAGGCCGCCTATCAAGTGGCGGCTGGCAACATCATCAGCAGTCTGCGCAAAATCACCCGTTGGGACTGGCATCGCCCGTTCGAGCAAATTTGTTTGGTTGAGCACACTCTGCGCCAAGAAAGCACAGGTGTCTATCCGCTCCTCGATTTTTCCAGCCGCGACGTGCTGCGAAAACGCGTGGAGGAATTGGCCCGCCGCCTGCACATTCCGGAAAATCTGGTCGCAAAGCAGGCCGTGGATCTCGCGGCGGAGGAGCACGAGCGGGTGTGTGCGGAAAGCGAGCGAACCAACATTGGGGTTACGGATGATAGAGCAGAGGAGAATAGAGAACATAACCAAGGGACGGATGCCGACGTATGCAGTTCGAGAGACCTGGCTGAACTGCCGCGCCAGGCGTTTGCGGCTTACTACCTGCTCGATCCGGCTGGCGTCAGGGAGTTGCGGAGTGCGCTGCAAACTTGCAGCAGGCCCCGGCTATTGCCGGAAATAGGTATAATGCGTCGTGCCACTGGTGCGTATTTCACTCTGCTCGCAGGATTGTTCTCGTTCGCCCTTTTTGGATTCGCCGCGTGGATTGGCGGCGGCATCAGCTACACACCGGCCGAGTGGGCGGTGATTCTGCTCGCACTATTGTTTCCCGCGAGTGAGTGGGCTGTCACGGCGGTACACTGGCTTATAGAGCGCGCAATGCTTCCGCGTCCACTGTTGCGCTACGATTTCTCGCGTGGAATACCGGTCGAAGCAACCACTATGGTCGTAATTCCCGTCATCTGGTCGACCGTCGAGGAAGTGCAGGAATTGGCGGATCGGCTGGAACTGCATTACCTGGCGAGCCGTGACCCGAATATCCATTTCGCCCTTCTCGGGGATTTCGTCGACGCCGATTCGGAGAGCCTTCCGGGGGATGCTTCCGTTCTCGCGGCCGCACGAACCAGCATTGAGGCGTTAAACAGAAAGTATTCCCGCCCTGGCGGTACGACCTTCCACCTGTTTCAGCGCCGCAGACTGTGGAACCCGTCCGAAGGGGTGTGGATGGGATGGGAACGCAAGCGCGGCAAATTGGTGGAATTTGTTGAACTGCTCAAAGGACGTACAGATACAACTTACGACTTTGCAGTCGGGGACTCAACTGTCCTTTCACGCATTCGTTACATCATCACGCTCGATGCGGACACGAGGCTTCCGGTAGGCAGCGCGCAGCGGATGATCGGCACTCTGCATCTGCCCTACAATCGACCACGGTTAAATCGCAGGCGGACACGGGTCGTCGAGGGATATGGCGTACTGCAGCCGCGCATCGGAATCAGTCACGAAGCGGCCATGCGTTCGAGATTCGCTTATTTGTGGTCGGGGGAGCCGGGAATAGATCCATACGCTTTTGCCGTCTCCGATCCCTACCAGGACGGACTGGGACAGGGCATTTTTACGGGGAAGGGCATCTTCGATGTTGATATGTTTGCCCAGGTATTGTGCGAGCGGATACCTGAAAACCGGGTGCTCAGCCATGATTTGTTGGAAGGCGGCTTTTTGCGCGCTGGCCTGCTGTCAGACATTGAATTGATCGACGACCACCCCGCTGCGTTCAGTGCATATCAGAAGAGACTGCACCGCTGGGTTCGCGGGGATTGGCAGTTGCTCTGCTGGTTGTTTCCCCGCGTTTGCGACCGACGGGGAGCTCTGGTTCCGGTTGATTTGTCTGCCCTTACTCGCTGGCAGATGATTGATAACCTGCGGCGCAGTCTGCTCCCGCCTGCTCTGTTTATGATTCTGCTTCTTGGCATCACCGCTCTTCCCGGCTTACCGGGACGCTGGATTGTGATTGTGTTCGCTACATTGTTTTTGCCGGTGATCCTCCAATTTGCGGCGATTCGACGAACAGCTTGGCGTCCTCGTGGATTGCTGGCCGCGTTCGGGCAAGTTTTGGTGATCATCTCGACGCTTCCTTTTCAAAGTGCGCTGTTGCTTGATGCAATCGGTAGAAGTCTGTATCGGTTATTCATCTCCAAACGTCATTTGCTCGAGTGGGTTACCTCTGCGGAAATTGAACGCCGCAACCGCGGGGGGCGTCACCCTGCACTGCTCGGGGTGCGGAGCGGCTACGCAATGGTGCTGCTCTTTCTATTGGCTGTGGCGATGCGCAGCAACTTGGCGCTGCAGTGGACGGGCTTGGCGCTCAGCGCTCTATGGGCTCTCGCTCCTCTTGGCATCCGCTGGTTGGATCAACCGGCGGCACGGCCCGAGCGGCCGCTCGAGCCGGATGAGGAGGAAGAACTACGGGTGTTGGCGAAACAGATTTGGTCGTTTTTCGAGGACTACACCACTGAAAAAGAAAATTGGCTGCCACCCGACAACGTTCAGATCGATCCGCCCAACGGGGTCGCGCATCGCACGTCGCCCACCAATATTGGACTTTATCTTGCCTGTTCCGTGGCTGCGCGAGATTTCGGGTTTATCGATACGCCCGGGTTGGTTGAGCGTCTGGAACGCACGATCCATACGGTTGAGCGATTGGACAAATGGAAAGGACATCTTTACAACTGGTACGATACGGTCACGCTCGAGCCGCTGCCGCCGCTGTATGTGTCAACGGTGGATTCCGGCAACTTTGTCGCCTATCTGATGGTGGTCAAAGAGGGATTGGCCGAGTGGCTCAAGACAGACGACAGCGGGACATTTGCTGAGGAGACTGCCCGCGAGAATTGGTTGGAACGCGGGCAAAACCTGATTGCCCGCATAGAGGCGTTGATTGACGAGACCGATTTTCACCCGCTATACGACCCCAAGGCGAAATTGTTCACCTTGGGGTATCACGTGGCGGTGGGCGAGCGCGATACGATCCTGTATGACCTGCTGGCTTCAGAGGCAAGGCAGGCAAGTTTCGTTGCCATCGCCCTTGGGCAAGTGTCTGTGGCACACTGGCATGCACTCGGTCGGACGATGACAAAGATTGGGCAGGGGGCCACACTGCTCTCGTGGTCCGGGACGATGTTTGAATATTTAATGCCATGGCTCATTATGCGCACCTATCGGAACACCGTCTGGGACAGTACCTACCGTGCCGTCGTGAACCGACAAATTGAGTACGCGCATCAGCGGGGAGTCCCGTTTGGCATCTCGGAGTCCGGCTATTACGCGTTTGATTATCAAATGAACTATCAATACCGGGCGTTTGGCGTTCCCGGTCTCGGATTCAAGCGTGGGCTTGAACAGGATTTGGTCGTCGCACCGTACGCGACAGTCCTGGCCTTACCCTTTTCGAAGCACCAAGTGCTAAAGGATTTGCACAAAATCGATGAGCTTGGCGGGCGTGGAAAATACGGTTACTACGAAGCCATCGACTTCACGCCCGAGCGGATGCCGAAAGGTCAGACTTGCATGGTCATCCGAAGTTTTATGGCACATCATCAAGGGATGAGTCTGCTCACCTTGGCCAATATGCTGTTGCCGTCGAAAATGTACGAGCGCTTTCACCGCGACAAGCGCGTGCAGGCGGCCGAACTGCTGCTGCAGGAACGGGTTCCCGCGCTGCCCGGAATCATTGAACATCCGGCAAAAGCATCGCAGCGTCTGCCGGATACAAGGCCAGCACAGACTGTCGCACTGCGAGAGTACCTCTCCGCGGATACTCCGACGCCCGAGGTATGCGTCCTTTCGAACGGGACATTCATGACCATGCTGACGAACAGCGGCAGTGGGTTCAGTCGGTACGAAGGTGTGGCCGTCTCGCGTTGGCGAGAGGATCCTGTGACGGACGATTGGGGGAGCTACGTGTATATCCGGGACGTCACCCGCGACACGGTCTGGTCCCCGACGTTTCAGCCATGCCGTGTCCCATCCCCTGAACAGCGCGTACAATTTTCGCTCGATAAGGCCACCTTCATGCGTGTGGACGGAGACGTGCAGACGAGCCTTGAAATTTGCGTGTCGCCGGAATGGAATGCGGAAGTTCGCCGGTTAACGATCACGAATACAGGCAGTGAAACGCGGATTATCGAAGTCACAACGTTTCTTGAACTATCCCTGGCACCTCCGATCGCCGACGAGGCGCACCCGGCCTTCAGCAAATTGTTCGTCGAAACGGAATATGCAGCGGATGCCGAATGCCTGCTCGCCCGCCGGCGGCCTTACAATGAAGGTGAGAAAGCGCTGTGGGCGGTGCACTCGCTGATGGTCGGCGGTCAGTCTCTCGGACCGGTGGAATACGAGACAGATCGTGCATGCTTCATTGGCCGGGGCCACACGCTTGCCCAACCGCAGGGGATTCGTTCCCACTTGCGTGGAACGGTAGGTGCTGTAGCGGACCCTGCCTTTATCATGCGACGGCGATTAACCATCGAGCCGGGTGAACGGGTGCAACTGTTCGCTATCACTGGTGTCGCGGAGACGAAGGAGGAGGCGATCAGCATCGTTCAACGGTTCTCTGGGGACCTTCAGGTAGAACGGACGTTTCAACTCGCCTGGACCCGCAGTCAAATCGAGCTTCGGCACTTGCATCTGACTGCCGCTGAGGCGAGGGTCTTTCAACGTTTGGCGGGCCAGGCGTTGTACGCGGCACCGCTGCGGGGAGAGCGAGAGAAAAGTATTGTGACGAATGCAAAAGGGCAGTCCGGCCTGTGGGCGTATGGAGTCTCCGGGGATTGGCCAATTGTACTGGTGCGAATCGCAGATATGGCCAATATCAAGTTTATCGTCAAGCTGCTGATTGGACATGAATATTTGTGCCGCAAGGGATTGCCGATCGACCTGGTCATCCTGAACGAATCGGCTGGCGGTTACCAGCAGGATTTGCAGGAAGCGCTGCGACGTTTGGTGGAACATAGCGTCGGACACCATGGTACAGGGACCGGGGGGGTTCATGTGGTTTCCGCCAATCAGCTGCCGGACGATGACAAGACACTTTTACTCTCCGTATCACGCATTGTGCTGCGTGCAGACGGCCCCAGTCTTCGAACGCAAATCAAATTGCCGCAGGCGGACACCATCTTGCCGGCGCCGCTCGTGCCAACTGCGCCGTTGCTCAGATTCGCAAACGGAAACGGCAACCAAGCTTCAGAGGACACGCACGATTTGATTTTCTTCAACGGTTGGGGAGGGTTTTCAGCAGATGGCCGGGAGTACCGGATCGTGCTCAAAAAAGGAAATCATCTGCCGGCGCCATGGATCAATGTGATCGCCAATCCACACTTCGGCTGCCTTGTTTCCGAACTCGGCACGGGGTACACATGGTGGCGCAACAGCCGTGAGTGCAAACTTACCCCGTGGTCGAATGATCCTGTGCTGGATCCACCCGGCGAAGTGTGCTATCTGCGTGACGAAGAAAGCGGCGAAATGTGGTCCGTCACGCCATCTCCCGCTCCTGCAGACAGACCTTACGTCGTTTCACACGGTCGGGGGTACACGCGCTTCCGCCATGAAAGTCACGGTCTCGTGCAGGAAGCAACCGTTTTTGTCCCGCTTAATGACCCCGTCAAGGTGGTCAAATTGCGACTGCAAAACCGGACTTCCGAGCGGAGGCGTCTGTCCGTCACGTATTACGCGGAATGGGTATTGGGCGTGCGGCGTGAAGCGAACGCCTCCTTCATCGTCACGGAGTGGAGCGAATCTGCCAAAATCTTGGTGGCACGCAACACCTATCAAGAGGCATTTCGAGATGCAACAGCCTTTTTGGGCGTATTTCCGCAGTTGGATATGTCTGCTGCCCGGACGGATCCGACAGAAGCCGAAGCGCAAGAAGCCACCGCCATCGAGACTCAAGATCTGTCTTGGACGGCGGACCGCAAGGAATTTCTCGGTCGCAATGGCACATTGGACCATCCTGCTGCAATGACCCGGGAAGGGCTGTCGGGCAATACGGGGCCACAGTATGATGCATGCGGTGCAGTGCAGACCAGGCTCACGATGGAACCTAATAGCGAACGGACAGTTTACATCCTGCTAGGTTGCGAACACTCGCCCGACGCCGCCATGAAGCTCGCGCAAAAATACAGCCAAACCCGCGTATGCGAGCAGGAATTCGAACTCGTACGAGAGTTCTGGGACGGTGTGTTGGGCCAGATCTCGGTTTCTACGCCCTGCCCGGAGATGGATGTTCTATTGAACGGCTGGTTGATCTATCAGGCGCTTGCCTGCCGAATGTGGGCGCGTACCGCTTTTTACCAGGCGGGTGGTGCGTACGGCTTTCGCGACCAGTTGCAAGATTCACTGGCTTTGCTTCACTCCCGCCCCGACCTCACGCGGGCACAAATTTTGCTCCACGCCGCGCATCAATATGAGGAAGGGGATGTGCAGCACTGGTGGCATGAAGAGACGAAATACGGTATTCGCACACGTATCTCCGACGATTTGCTATGGTTGCCGTATGCCGTCGCACGGTACATTGAACACACGGGGGACGACAGTTTACTTGAAGAGGTGGCACCGTTTCTTCATAGTGAACCTTTACGTGATGGCGAACATGAAAGGTACGAGCCCACACGAATCTCTGATCAAAAGGGAACGATTTTCGAGCACTGCTTGCGGGCGATTGACAGGTCTTTGGGCTTCGGAGAACACGGGCTTCCCCTGATCGGAATCGGAGACTGGAACGACGGAATGAACCGCGTCGGCGATTCTGGCCGTGGAGAGAGTGTGTGGCTTGGCTGGTTTCTGTGCGAAATCCTGAATCGATTCGAGGATTTGTGCAAGCGGCGCAGCGATGTCGAACGGGCCAGCCGCTATAGGAGAGTGCGGGAACAACTCGCCGCCTCTCTCGACAAACACGCCTGGGACGGGCAGTGGTTTCGGCGTGCCTTCACCGACGGCGGGCAATGGTTGGGCTCCATCCAGAACGAAGAATGTCGTATTGATGCTATTGCCCAGTCGTGGTCGGTCATCTCTGGAGCGGCGCCAAAGGACAAGTCGTTGCAGGCGATGCAGGCATTCGATCGGGAACTAGTGGATCGGGATCTATCCGTCGCCCGTCTGTTGACGCCCCCTTTTGACCGCACGGATCCGAGCCCCGGCTACATTCAGGGCTATCCGCCCGGAATTCGCGAGAACGGAGCCCAGTATACGCATGGTGTCATTTGGAGCGTCATCGCCTGGTGCCGGCTTGGGGACGGAGACAAGGCGTTTGAGTTGTTTCACATGTTAAATCCGCTGACTCACACCCGGACGTCCGGCGAAGTTCGACTGTATGCCGGCGAGCCGTACGTCATGGCGGCGGACATTTACACGGCTGACCCTCGTAAAGGTCGTGCCGGTTGGACGTGGTACACTGGCGCTGCGGGATGGATGTACCAAGCGGGCGTCGAGTGGATCCTTGGCCTGCGCCGGCGAGGAGAGCGGCTGTACATTCGCCCCTGCATTCCAAAAGAATGGCCGGAGTATTCTGTCAGATACCGTGTTGGAAGTGCAAGTTACCTCATCAACGTCAAAAATTCGGCATACCAGCCCGGTGGGGGGATCGCACTAATCATCGACGGACAGGAAGCGGATCTCGTAGAACATACTGTGCAGGGAGATCCCTGCATCGAATTGCGTGACGATGGGCAGGTCCACCATGTCGTTCTGACGATCTAA
- a CDS encoding type II toxin-antitoxin system death-on-curing family toxin, translating to MVYYLTAEEVLAINLHVIRTISPHEQKGVKFPHLLESAVNRPRQSAVGEDAYPTIFEKATALFESLAQNHAFHNANKRTAFLALLQFLNYNGYEFKMSKKKAEDFTVDVVNHVYSFQQIAAIIQEHTVPM from the coding sequence ATGGTTTATTACCTAACTGCTGAAGAAGTCTTGGCAATAAACCTACACGTTATAAGAACGATTTCCCCGCACGAACAAAAGGGCGTAAAATTCCCGCATTTGTTGGAATCAGCGGTCAACCGACCACGGCAATCTGCAGTTGGTGAAGACGCCTACCCGACCATTTTTGAAAAGGCGACTGCGTTATTTGAATCATTGGCGCAAAATCACGCTTTCCACAATGCCAACAAACGAACGGCTTTCTTGGCTTTGCTCCAGTTCCTTAATTATAACGGATACGAATTTAAAATGAGCAAAAAGAAAGCCGAAGATTTCACGGTTGATGTCGTGAATCACGTATACTCTTTTCAACAAATCGCAGCCATTATTCAGGAGCACACTGTTCCAATGTAA
- a CDS encoding AbrB/MazE/SpoVT family DNA-binding domain-containing protein → MNRKVTRIGNSLGVAITDALKQVGLGLGDDVDIVVRKEQGEIVIRKRVTVPEGFDPRFFDILTKNMEEYRETIEGLKDR, encoded by the coding sequence ATGAATCGTAAAGTAACCCGTATTGGGAACAGTCTCGGTGTGGCGATTACCGATGCACTCAAACAAGTCGGGCTGGGTTTGGGCGATGATGTAGATATTGTAGTTCGTAAAGAGCAGGGAGAAATCGTGATTCGGAAACGTGTAACAGTACCGGAAGGTTTTGATCCCCGGTTTTTTGACATTCTTACCAAAAACATGGAAGAATATCGCGAAACCATTGAAGGATTGAAAGATCGATAA
- the trmD gene encoding tRNA (guanosine(37)-N1)-methyltransferase TrmD has product MKIDIVTIFPEMFAGVLSHSIIGRARAAGAVEIDVTDFRDFSDNKHHTVDDTPYGGGGGMVLKPQPIFDAVESLMDAGKKPRVILTCPQGVPYTQELALELSKEDHLIIICGHYEGYDERIRQHLITDEISIGDYVLTGGEIPAMAIVDSVVRLLPRVLGNNTSAELDSFRNGLLEHPHYTRPFEFRGWTVPEILISGHHEKIEQWRRRESLRRTYLRRPDLLDKAELTDRDRKWLAEIEEEERRSPPRTS; this is encoded by the coding sequence ATGAAGATTGACATCGTGACAATATTCCCCGAAATGTTTGCCGGAGTGCTGTCGCATAGCATCATCGGCCGGGCCCGGGCGGCAGGGGCTGTTGAGATTGATGTCACTGACTTCCGGGACTTTTCCGACAACAAGCATCACACTGTTGACGACACCCCTTATGGCGGCGGAGGGGGAATGGTTCTCAAGCCCCAACCGATTTTTGACGCGGTGGAGTCCCTGATGGATGCCGGAAAGAAACCGAGGGTGATTCTGACCTGCCCGCAGGGGGTGCCTTATACCCAGGAACTGGCACTGGAGCTGTCCAAAGAGGATCATTTGATCATTATTTGCGGCCATTACGAAGGGTATGACGAACGGATCCGACAGCATCTCATCACCGATGAGATTTCAATTGGCGACTATGTACTGACCGGGGGAGAGATTCCCGCCATGGCGATCGTCGATTCGGTGGTCCGGTTGCTGCCTAGGGTGCTTGGCAACAATACGTCTGCTGAGCTTGATTCTTTCCGCAACGGTTTGCTGGAACACCCGCATTATACGCGACCGTTTGAATTTCGCGGCTGGACAGTGCCCGAGATTCTGATTTCCGGCCATCATGAAAAAATTGAACAGTGGCGCCGGCGTGAATCTCTGCGCAGAACCTACCTGCGCCGTCCCGACCTGCTGGACAAGGCGGAGCTGACTGACCGGGACCGCAAGTGGCTGGCCGAAATCGAGGAAGAAGAACGCAGGTCCCCTCCGCGGACATCTTGA
- the rimM gene encoding ribosome maturation factor RimM (Essential for efficient processing of 16S rRNA), producing MEERLIRVGSLVNTQGIRGEVRVISHTDFPEKRFARGSRLILVHPQLPRIELEVASARKHKNFYLLRFVGHPSINDVERYKGGELKIRETELESLPEGSNYIFELVGCRVETEDGEELGELVEVLQPGANDVYVVKPPKGKSILLPAIPECIKEVDVANKLVRVHLMEGLMD from the coding sequence TTGGAAGAGCGGTTGATCCGGGTCGGATCTCTTGTGAATACACAGGGAATCAGAGGGGAAGTAAGGGTGATCAGCCATACGGACTTCCCTGAAAAGCGTTTTGCCAGGGGCTCCCGCCTGATTCTTGTCCACCCGCAGCTCCCACGAATTGAATTGGAAGTGGCGTCGGCCCGCAAGCATAAAAATTTTTATCTGTTGAGATTTGTGGGTCATCCTTCCATCAATGACGTGGAAAGATACAAAGGCGGGGAACTGAAGATCCGGGAAACGGAACTGGAGTCGCTGCCGGAAGGAAGCAATTACATATTCGAACTGGTCGGCTGCCGCGTGGAGACAGAAGATGGGGAAGAACTCGGCGAATTGGTCGAAGTTCTGCAGCCGGGAGCCAATGACGTGTATGTGGTGAAACCTCCCAAGGGCAAAAGTATCCTGCTGCCGGCAATCCCTGAATGCATCAAGGAAGTGGATGTGGCCAACAAATTGGTGCGCGTTCATCTGATGGAAGGTTTGATGGACTGA
- a CDS encoding KH domain-containing protein yields MKELIEIIAKALVDHPDQVRVTEVERDHSVTYQLHVAPGDAGKIIGKQGRIAKAIRTVVAAGALQEDKRVTVDIM; encoded by the coding sequence ATGAAAGAATTGATTGAAATCATTGCCAAGGCGCTCGTGGATCACCCGGATCAGGTGCGGGTTACGGAAGTGGAAAGAGACCATTCCGTAACCTACCAACTGCATGTGGCACCGGGTGATGCCGGTAAGATCATCGGAAAACAAGGCCGGATCGCAAAAGCGATTCGGACGGTGGTAGCTGCGGGAGCCTTGCAGGAAGACAAGCGGGTAACCGTGGATATCATGTAA
- the rpsP gene encoding 30S ribosomal protein S16, which yields MAVKIRLKRMGAKKAPFYRVVVADSRSPRDGRFIEEIGTYNPVTQPAQINIDEEKAIKWLQTGAQPSDTVRNLFSKTGIMKKVHEMK from the coding sequence ATGGCAGTAAAAATCCGTCTCAAGCGTATGGGTGCTAAGAAAGCTCCTTTCTACCGCGTTGTTGTTGCTGATTCCCGTTCTCCGCGCGACGGTCGTTTCATCGAGGAGATTGGTACCTATAACCCGGTTACTCAACCGGCCCAAATCAACATCGACGAAGAGAAGGCGATCAAGTGGCTGCAGACCGGCGCACAGCCGTCCGACACCGTTCGCAACCTGTTCAGCAAAACTGGCATCATGAAGAAAGTTCACGAGATGAAGTAA